Proteins co-encoded in one Azospirillum brasilense genomic window:
- a CDS encoding Mu transposase C-terminal domain-containing protein has translation MAAKLSYRPKSKVLHRDRVWTIVRAVTPTSVLIEDTTTGETDVVNVTDLQSPEPKKVEAARRSSPRPKDEQSLAEAKRRMEIIKPLLDLPEGRTEAVEAAAKSAGISTATLFRWIKLYRDGGQLSYLAPLRRGRAMPSRLDAKVETIIQSVIDEYYLTRQQRSGTKAIEEVERRCRTAGLKPPHANSIRKRLRAVHPRDALAKRRGRKEARDKHGEVKGEFPEGRWPLDVVQIDHTLLDLILVDEEFRQPIGRPWLTLAIDVFSRMVVGYHISLDAPSAFGVGLCLCHAFLPKEAELDRLGIKGEWPVWGIMTKIHADNGKDFRSATLKRSCEEYGIDIQWRPVRTPHFGGHIERLMGTVAKEIHALPGTTFANPKQRGEYDSDARSIMTLPEIRRWLVQFIVGVYHKREHRGIGMPPIERWREGILGNGRQKGIGLPEPVSDPRRLRIDFLPFEERTVQRDGIVWDKVAYYGDVIRPWINVSHGRQKRKFVVRRDPTDISRVYVLDPDQNEYFEVPYRDLTKPSISIWEYRAAEKFLSDRGIKGANEDEIFEARQEMLRIEEEAQKETKRKRRNRERKKHHAEITLPPAPSPDPALDDRRNDGHLSLVVDNTTPAAKPGRGKSRGGDSDFDFDFNEHDVKTGVEEW, from the coding sequence ATGGCCGCCAAGCTCAGTTACCGCCCGAAGTCGAAGGTGCTCCACCGCGACCGCGTCTGGACCATCGTGCGGGCCGTCACGCCGACCTCGGTGCTGATCGAGGACACTACCACCGGCGAGACCGATGTCGTCAATGTGACCGACCTCCAATCGCCGGAACCGAAGAAGGTCGAGGCAGCACGGCGGTCTTCACCAAGGCCCAAGGATGAGCAAAGCCTGGCCGAAGCCAAAAGACGGATGGAGATTATCAAGCCCCTGCTCGACCTGCCCGAAGGCCGTACGGAGGCCGTTGAGGCCGCAGCAAAGTCCGCCGGTATCAGCACGGCCACCCTCTTCCGCTGGATCAAGCTCTACCGTGACGGCGGTCAGCTCTCCTACCTCGCGCCGCTGCGTCGTGGCCGGGCGATGCCGTCCCGACTCGACGCGAAGGTGGAGACGATCATTCAGAGCGTGATCGACGAGTATTACCTGACCCGTCAGCAGCGCAGTGGGACGAAGGCGATCGAAGAGGTGGAGCGCCGCTGTCGTACTGCCGGTCTCAAGCCACCACACGCCAACTCGATCCGAAAGCGGCTCCGTGCCGTCCATCCACGTGATGCCCTAGCCAAGCGTCGCGGACGCAAGGAAGCGCGTGACAAGCACGGAGAGGTGAAAGGTGAGTTCCCGGAGGGACGCTGGCCACTCGACGTTGTCCAGATCGACCACACCCTCCTGGACCTGATCCTGGTGGACGAGGAGTTTCGGCAGCCTATTGGCCGGCCCTGGCTAACCCTGGCGATCGACGTCTTCAGCCGCATGGTTGTCGGCTATCACATCTCGTTGGACGCTCCGAGCGCGTTCGGCGTCGGCTTGTGCCTGTGCCACGCCTTCCTGCCCAAGGAAGCGGAACTCGACCGGCTCGGTATCAAGGGCGAATGGCCGGTCTGGGGCATCATGACGAAGATCCACGCCGACAACGGAAAGGACTTCCGAAGCGCCACGCTGAAGCGGTCATGCGAAGAGTATGGTATCGACATCCAGTGGCGGCCGGTGCGCACCCCGCATTTCGGCGGTCACATCGAGCGGTTGATGGGTACTGTGGCGAAGGAAATTCACGCCCTGCCCGGCACCACCTTTGCGAACCCAAAGCAACGCGGCGAGTACGACTCGGACGCTCGGTCAATCATGACCCTGCCGGAAATCCGGCGGTGGCTGGTCCAGTTCATCGTCGGCGTCTACCACAAACGCGAGCACCGCGGCATCGGCATGCCGCCCATCGAGAGGTGGCGCGAGGGCATCCTCGGCAACGGGAGGCAAAAGGGAATCGGCCTGCCGGAGCCAGTGTCCGATCCGCGACGTCTGCGGATCGACTTCCTCCCCTTCGAGGAGCGCACCGTCCAGCGCGACGGCATCGTCTGGGACAAGGTGGCCTACTACGGCGACGTGATCCGCCCATGGATCAACGTTTCCCACGGTCGGCAGAAGCGCAAGTTCGTGGTGCGGCGCGACCCCACCGACATCAGTCGCGTCTACGTGCTCGACCCCGACCAGAACGAGTACTTCGAAGTGCCCTACCGCGACCTGACCAAGCCGTCGATCTCGATCTGGGAATATCGGGCGGCTGAAAAGTTCCTGAGCGACCGCGGCATCAAGGGCGCCAACGAGGACGAAATCTTCGAGGCCCGCCAGGAGATGCTGCGAATCGAGGAGGAGGCCCAGAAGGAAACCAAGCGCAAGCGGCGGAACCGTGAACGCAAGAAGCACCATGCCGAAATCACCCTGCCTCCCGCGCCCTCTCCCGATCCAGCGCTAGACGACCGTCGTAACGACGGCCACCTGTCGCTCGTCGTAGACAACACAACTCCGGCCGCAAAGCCTGGCCGGGGAAAATCGCGGGGCGGCGATTCGGATTTCGACTTTGATTTCAATGAGCACGACGTGAAGACAGGGGTGGAAGAATGGTAA
- a CDS encoding TniB family NTP-binding protein — protein sequence MVSVPQPHPNGAVPAPPPDDPSWELHERLRSIRKVRWIDYPVATAAVERLTKLIDGPQTHRPPCCLIYSDTNNGKTTVCLKFARDINGTAESDAGERTEVPVLMVQAPAHPDIGGLYDAFLRRLNAPYLATARTDRKCDQVLRLLPQVGVRMIVIDEIHHVLAGKVDQRSIFLNSVKALSNELPIPIVAVGTQDALRTFQTDQQLGNRFEPFHIPRWTVGKDYALFLARLCDAMGLQKESNFHSRQLVSRFHTLSEGLTGETYASGERRLGKVGGGV from the coding sequence ATGGTAAGCGTTCCCCAGCCCCACCCCAACGGCGCTGTCCCGGCGCCCCCTCCGGATGATCCCAGTTGGGAGCTGCATGAGCGTCTACGCTCCATCCGGAAAGTCCGCTGGATTGACTACCCGGTGGCGACAGCGGCGGTCGAGCGGTTGACCAAGCTGATCGATGGACCCCAGACCCACCGGCCACCGTGCTGCCTGATCTACAGCGACACCAACAACGGTAAGACAACCGTTTGCCTGAAGTTCGCTCGCGACATAAACGGCACGGCCGAAAGCGATGCCGGCGAACGTACCGAGGTTCCAGTGCTAATGGTTCAAGCGCCGGCACATCCCGACATCGGCGGCCTCTATGACGCGTTTCTACGTCGCCTGAATGCACCCTACCTTGCCACGGCACGCACCGACCGGAAGTGCGATCAGGTACTGCGCCTGCTGCCGCAGGTCGGGGTGCGCATGATCGTGATCGACGAAATCCACCACGTTCTGGCCGGCAAAGTCGACCAGCGCAGCATCTTTCTGAACTCGGTGAAGGCCCTGAGCAACGAGTTGCCCATTCCCATCGTAGCCGTAGGCACTCAGGACGCCCTGCGAACCTTTCAGACCGACCAGCAACTCGGCAACCGCTTCGAGCCCTTCCACATTCCCCGCTGGACCGTCGGCAAGGACTACGCCCTTTTCCTCGCGCGCCTGTGCGATGCCATGGGGCTACAAAAGGAAAGCAACTTCCACTCCCGCCAGTTGGTGAGTCGCTTCCACACTTTGAGCGAAGGCCTGACCGGTGAGACGTACGCCTCCGGTGAGCGCCGCCTTGGCAAAGTAGGGGGTGGCGTCTGA
- the tnpA gene encoding IS66-like element accessory protein TnpA, whose product MAYQRVEVLTGTERRRNYTPAEKVRMVEEAFRPGVVVTEAARRLGVHESLLYRWRGLMKATGSAVAEPSSFVAVTITPEPTLTEPPVVEPPGPLPLPAAPATRPAVLEVILPSGARLRLEGPVDPALAAAVIGALA is encoded by the coding sequence ATGGCTTATCAGCGGGTCGAGGTTCTGACGGGAACGGAGCGGCGGCGGAATTACACGCCGGCGGAGAAGGTGCGGATGGTCGAGGAGGCGTTCCGCCCCGGCGTGGTGGTGACGGAGGCGGCCCGCCGGCTGGGCGTGCACGAAAGCCTGCTGTACCGCTGGCGGGGGCTGATGAAGGCCACAGGGAGCGCCGTGGCCGAACCGTCCAGCTTCGTCGCGGTGACCATCACGCCGGAGCCGACCCTAACCGAACCGCCGGTCGTGGAGCCCCCTGGGCCATTGCCGCTTCCGGCCGCGCCGGCCACGCGCCCGGCGGTCCTCGAGGTCATCTTGCCCAGCGGGGCACGCCTGCGTCTGGAAGGGCCGGTCGACCCGGCTTTGGCGGCGGCTGTCATCGGTGCCCTGGCATGA
- the tnpB gene encoding IS66 family insertion sequence element accessory protein TnpB (TnpB, as the term is used for proteins encoded by IS66 family insertion elements, is considered an accessory protein, since TnpC, encoded by a neighboring gene, is a DDE family transposase.), with the protein MIPVPSGVRVWLATGHTDMRKGWASLALLVQERFAQDPHSGHLFIFRGRRGDLVKIIWHDGQGSCLFMKRLERGRFIWPTPADGAVSISVGQMGYLLEGIDWRNPQKTWRPETAG; encoded by the coding sequence ATGATCCCGGTGCCGAGCGGGGTGCGGGTCTGGCTGGCCACCGGGCACACCGACATGCGCAAGGGCTGGGCGAGCTTGGCGTTGCTGGTGCAGGAACGCTTCGCCCAAGACCCGCACAGCGGCCATCTCTTCATCTTCCGCGGACGCCGCGGCGATCTGGTGAAGATCATCTGGCATGACGGCCAGGGCAGTTGCCTGTTCATGAAGAGGCTGGAGCGGGGCCGTTTCATCTGGCCCACGCCGGCGGACGGCGCGGTATCGATCTCGGTCGGGCAGATGGGCTATCTGCTCGAAGGCATCGACTGGCGCAATCCGCAGAAGACTTGGCGCCCCGAGACCGCGGGGTGA
- the tnpC gene encoding IS66 family transposase, with the protein MTATLPDDIARLRAALAQAEARADAAEAEAARARAMASNTEALIASLKLEIEKLRRELYGTRSERKARLLDQLEFQLEELEATASEDELAAEQAAAKTTAVTAFTRKRPSRQPFPDHLPRERVVVPAPASCPCCGSDKLCKLGETITETLEVIPRQWKVIQTVRERFSCRACETISQPPAPFHATPRGWAGPNLLATVLFEKFGQHQPLNRQAERFAREGVPLSLSTLADQVGTAAAVLKPLHDLIAAHVMAAGRLHGDDTPVPVLAKGKTDTGRLWVYVRDDRPFAGQAPPAALFHYSRDRKGEHPEQHLAGFTGWLQADAFAGYNRLYEPDRRPGPIHAALCWAHARRGFFKLADIAANTRRGKDAPPISPLALEAVRRIDALFDLERALNGKPAAERRAARQEHGIALVAALEGWMRMERARLSRHAPVAKAMDYMLTRWDGFTRFLGDGRLCLTNNAAERGLRGIALGRKAWLFCGSDRGGHRAAIMYGLITTAKLNDVDPQAWLANVLARIADLPQNRLPELLPWNWKPA; encoded by the coding sequence ATGACCGCCACCCTGCCCGACGACATCGCCCGCTTGCGCGCCGCCTTGGCGCAGGCCGAGGCACGGGCGGACGCGGCGGAAGCCGAAGCGGCCCGGGCCAGGGCGATGGCGTCGAACACCGAGGCGCTGATCGCCAGCCTGAAGCTGGAAATCGAGAAGCTCCGGCGCGAACTCTACGGCACGCGCTCCGAGCGCAAGGCGCGCCTGCTGGACCAGTTGGAGTTCCAGCTCGAAGAGCTGGAAGCAACGGCCAGCGAGGACGAACTGGCGGCCGAGCAGGCCGCCGCCAAAACCACCGCGGTGACGGCCTTCACCCGCAAACGGCCATCGCGCCAGCCCTTTCCCGACCACCTGCCGCGTGAGCGCGTCGTTGTGCCGGCCCCGGCGAGTTGCCCGTGCTGCGGCTCGGACAAGCTGTGCAAGCTGGGCGAGACGATCACCGAGACGCTGGAGGTGATCCCGCGCCAGTGGAAGGTGATCCAGACAGTGCGGGAGCGGTTCTCCTGCCGGGCCTGCGAGACGATCAGCCAGCCGCCGGCGCCGTTCCACGCCACCCCGCGGGGCTGGGCCGGCCCCAACCTGCTGGCCACCGTTCTGTTCGAGAAGTTCGGCCAGCATCAGCCGCTGAACCGGCAAGCCGAACGCTTCGCGCGCGAGGGCGTGCCGCTCAGCCTGTCCACCCTGGCCGACCAGGTGGGCACCGCCGCCGCGGTGCTGAAGCCGCTGCACGACCTGATCGCGGCGCATGTGATGGCGGCCGGGCGGCTGCATGGAGACGACACGCCGGTGCCCGTGCTGGCCAAGGGCAAGACCGACACCGGGCGGCTGTGGGTGTATGTGCGCGATGACCGGCCGTTCGCCGGCCAAGCCCCACCGGCGGCGCTGTTTCACTATTCGCGCGACCGTAAGGGCGAGCATCCCGAACAGCACTTGGCCGGCTTCACCGGCTGGCTGCAGGCCGATGCGTTCGCCGGCTACAACCGGCTGTACGAGCCCGACCGTCGGCCGGGGCCGATCCATGCCGCGCTGTGCTGGGCGCATGCCCGGCGCGGCTTCTTCAAGTTGGCCGACATCGCCGCGAACACCAGACGCGGCAAGGACGCCCCGCCGATCTCACCGCTGGCGCTGGAGGCCGTGAGGCGCATCGACGCCCTCTTCGATCTCGAGCGCGCCTTGAACGGCAAGCCGGCGGCCGAGCGGCGGGCGGCCCGCCAGGAGCACGGCATCGCCCTGGTAGCCGCGCTGGAGGGCTGGATGCGGATGGAGCGTGCCCGGCTCTCCCGCCATGCCCCCGTGGCCAAGGCGATGGACTACATGCTGACCCGTTGGGACGGCTTCACCCGCTTCCTCGGCGATGGCCGGCTGTGCCTGACGAACAACGCCGCCGAACGCGGCCTGCGCGGGATTGCCTTGGGCAGAAAGGCGTGGCTGTTCTGCGGCTCCGATCGCGGCGGCCACCGGGCCGCCATCATGTACGGCCTGATCACCACAGCCAAGCTGAACGACGTTGACCCGCAGGCGTGGCTGGCCAATGTGCTGGCCCGCATCGCAGACCTCCCGCAAAACCGCCTGCCCGAACTGCTGCCCTGGAACTGGAAGCCAGCCTGA
- a CDS encoding IS5 family transposase, whose protein sequence is MRGSDERSEGLFSYVSCEARVPANHPLRAIRAIVDEALEVMSPAFEGLYSKIGRPSIPPEKLLRALLLQAFYSVRSERQLMEQLDYNLLFRWFVGLSMDAPVWDVTVFTKNRERLLAGDVAAKFLATVLGQPKVKALLSDEHFSVDGTLIEAWASVKSFRPKDGSGEPPGPGRNGERDFHGEKRSNETHASTSDPEARLYRKGNGQPAKLAFMGHALMENRHALVVDVRLTAASGLAERAAAVAMIEAIPGRHRITVGADKAYDTKDFVADMRDLGVAPHVARNTSNRRSAIDGRTTRHPGYAVSLRVRKRIEEVFGWIKGAGLRKTRHCGAARVGWMFTLTATAYNLIRLPKLLAAA, encoded by the coding sequence ATGCGGGGTTCGGACGAACGCAGCGAGGGTCTGTTCAGCTACGTGAGCTGCGAGGCGCGGGTTCCAGCCAACCACCCGCTGCGAGCGATCCGGGCCATCGTGGACGAGGCGCTGGAGGTGATGTCGCCGGCGTTCGAGGGGCTGTACTCCAAGATCGGGCGCCCCTCGATCCCGCCGGAGAAGCTGCTGCGGGCGCTGCTGCTCCAGGCCTTCTACTCGGTGCGCTCGGAACGCCAGTTGATGGAGCAGCTCGATTACAACCTGCTGTTCCGCTGGTTCGTCGGCCTGTCCATGGACGCCCCGGTGTGGGACGTCACCGTGTTCACCAAGAACCGCGAGCGTCTTCTGGCCGGCGATGTGGCGGCCAAGTTCCTGGCGACCGTGCTGGGTCAGCCGAAGGTCAAGGCGCTGCTGTCGGACGAGCATTTCTCGGTGGACGGCACGCTGATCGAAGCCTGGGCGTCGGTGAAGAGCTTCCGGCCCAAAGACGGCAGCGGCGAGCCGCCGGGGCCGGGGCGCAACGGCGAGCGCGACTTCCATGGCGAGAAGCGGTCCAACGAGACGCATGCCTCGACCAGCGATCCCGAGGCGCGGCTCTATCGCAAGGGCAACGGCCAGCCGGCGAAGCTGGCCTTCATGGGCCACGCGCTGATGGAGAACCGCCACGCCCTGGTGGTGGACGTGCGGCTCACCGCGGCCAGCGGCCTGGCCGAACGTGCGGCGGCGGTGGCCATGATCGAGGCCATCCCCGGCCGCCACCGCATCACGGTCGGCGCTGACAAGGCCTACGACACCAAGGATTTCGTGGCGGACATGCGCGACTTGGGCGTGGCTCCGCATGTTGCCCGAAATACCAGCAACCGCCGCTCGGCGATCGACGGCCGGACCACCCGCCATCCCGGCTACGCCGTCAGCCTGCGGGTCCGCAAGCGGATCGAAGAGGTCTTTGGCTGGATCAAGGGAGCCGGCTTGCGCAAGACGCGCCATTGCGGAGCAGCCCGTGTCGGTTGGATGTTCACCCTAACCGCCACCGCTTACAACCTGATCCGCCTGCCCAAGCTGCTGGCTGCGGCATAA
- a CDS encoding ATP-binding protein yields MAEQLCLDFDRISPPRMDLLELWTPDDIFAAAIRQGGEALVRFAEDSRIEWKSAKYEPKDLGDYFSMWANTQPSGGLVVVGIEKNGKVGGCLSVGIERVAEFERTGPDYCPDAQYDIRRIPVTRDDGTPDFLLAIRVYYRHDRLVETVRGDAFARAGNRKRRLSEEEKREVRINKGQIEYEKEEVSLSYPAEFDDLLVDEFCKEYKIKRGLVQHHTKEQILCLNHLGRMSDGKFRPNLACALLFALDPRTVIPGARIRFMRFEGTEEKTGQQFNAVKDVPVDGPLPRMIQEAEEVITSQIRNFTRLGRDGKFETKPEYPYDVWLEAIVNACVHRSYNFRNMNIYVKMFDNRLVVESPGGFPPPVTPDNIYETHNPRNPHLMNALFYLDYVKCAHEGTRRMRDMMKDANLPAPEFSQKEVGTHQVHVILRNNIEARKEFVDAGALKLIGETVYETLAQEEKQVINYVAEKGTINVSEASRLLHRDWSAAKNCLEGLANKQILMRKTKTNKQRDPSAHFVLRRRPT; encoded by the coding sequence GTGGCTGAGCAGCTTTGTTTGGATTTCGACCGGATATCTCCGCCACGGATGGATCTGCTCGAGCTATGGACGCCAGATGACATCTTCGCTGCGGCAATTAGGCAAGGCGGCGAAGCACTTGTCCGCTTCGCCGAAGATAGTCGAATTGAATGGAAATCGGCAAAGTACGAGCCGAAAGACCTCGGCGACTATTTTTCGATGTGGGCCAACACTCAACCAAGCGGCGGCCTTGTTGTCGTCGGCATTGAAAAGAATGGCAAGGTTGGCGGCTGCCTCAGCGTTGGAATCGAGAGAGTCGCAGAGTTCGAAAGGACTGGCCCTGATTACTGCCCGGATGCACAGTATGACATTCGCCGCATTCCCGTAACGCGGGATGACGGAACACCTGATTTTCTTCTCGCCATCCGCGTGTATTACCGTCATGACCGATTGGTTGAAACCGTTCGCGGGGACGCTTTTGCTCGCGCCGGAAACAGGAAGCGCCGTCTCTCCGAAGAAGAGAAGCGCGAAGTTAGAATTAACAAAGGCCAAATTGAGTACGAGAAAGAAGAAGTATCTTTGTCGTATCCGGCGGAATTTGACGATTTATTAGTTGATGAGTTCTGTAAGGAATACAAAATTAAGAGGGGGCTGGTGCAGCACCACACCAAAGAGCAAATCCTATGCTTAAACCATCTCGGGCGAATGTCTGATGGGAAATTCAGGCCGAACCTTGCCTGCGCACTCTTGTTTGCGCTTGACCCTCGGACGGTTATCCCCGGAGCGCGCATCAGATTTATGCGGTTTGAGGGAACTGAGGAGAAGACCGGCCAGCAGTTCAATGCGGTAAAAGATGTCCCTGTCGACGGCCCTCTTCCGCGAATGATTCAAGAAGCTGAAGAGGTGATTACCAGCCAGATAAGGAATTTTACCAGACTTGGCCGCGATGGAAAGTTTGAGACAAAGCCTGAATATCCATACGACGTGTGGCTAGAGGCTATTGTTAATGCGTGTGTGCATAGATCTTACAACTTTCGCAATATGAACATTTACGTTAAGATGTTTGACAACAGGCTTGTTGTCGAGAGTCCAGGTGGTTTCCCTCCGCCCGTAACTCCGGACAACATCTACGAAACACACAATCCTCGTAATCCTCATTTAATGAACGCTCTATTCTATCTCGATTATGTAAAGTGCGCTCATGAGGGCACTCGTCGCATGCGAGATATGATGAAGGATGCAAATTTGCCAGCCCCAGAATTTTCTCAAAAAGAAGTTGGAACCCATCAAGTTCATGTAATCCTCAGAAACAATATCGAAGCGCGCAAAGAGTTTGTCGATGCTGGCGCTCTCAAGTTGATCGGCGAGACGGTATACGAGACGCTAGCTCAGGAGGAAAAGCAGGTCATTAATTATGTTGCTGAAAAAGGGACAATCAACGTAAGCGAAGCAAGTCGCCTGCTTCATCGCGACTGGTCAGCGGCGAAGAATTGCCTCGAGGGATTGGCGAATAAGCAAATTTTGATGCGAAAAACGAAGACCAATAAACAACGTGATCCATCTGCTCACTTTGTTTTAAGGAGGCGACCGACATGA
- a CDS encoding IS1182 family transposase — protein MSLRLSLATAVPEETAKVARAAFPRGCLLMDVRDSLGPVFDDTRFARLFSTRGRPAEVPWPLALVTLLQFAENLSDRDAADAVRARLDWKYLLALPLDDPGFDSTVLCEFRARLVDGHAEHELLDAVLAVAVARRLVRPRGRQRTDSTHVLAAVKMRSRIDAATEAFRQALNVLAVAAPAWLLGQTRPHWADRYSGHGDWGHAAKARAGRDGHVRELGEDGHHLLAAIWADEAPDWLRRLPAVEILRRIWVQQFYLCDDGIRWRGPGEGYAPSSRFISSPYDADARYGRKRTMTWVGYKAHLTEACDEGRPRIITHVQTETAPTADGEVTTPAHRALAAKGLLPAEHLVDTGYLDAALLIEATRDFGVDLVGPTRPDLQWQARRGTGFAAAAFQVDWDAQHVTCPRGAKSSGWTASTEFGWETVKVKFSQADCKPCPNRADCAGPTASRRVMTLRDRREFEALQAARKRERTPEFRAVHALRAGVEATLSQGVRSFGMRRARYIGLAKTRLQHVAIAAAMNLVRIGDWLAGVPIAPTRRSHFGQLVGLAGAT, from the coding sequence ATGTCCCTTCGCCTCAGCTTGGCCACTGCCGTGCCCGAGGAAACGGCCAAGGTTGCCCGGGCGGCGTTTCCCCGCGGCTGCCTGCTGATGGATGTGCGCGACAGCCTTGGGCCCGTCTTCGACGACACCCGTTTTGCTCGGCTGTTCTCGACGCGCGGCCGCCCGGCCGAAGTCCCGTGGCCACTGGCGCTGGTCACCCTGCTCCAGTTCGCCGAGAACCTGTCGGATCGCGACGCCGCCGATGCGGTGCGAGCCCGCCTGGATTGGAAGTACCTGCTGGCCTTGCCGCTCGACGACCCGGGCTTCGACAGCACCGTCCTCTGTGAGTTCCGGGCCAGGCTCGTGGACGGGCATGCCGAGCACGAGTTGCTGGACGCGGTGCTCGCCGTGGCTGTCGCCCGCCGCCTGGTTCGCCCGCGAGGCCGCCAACGCACCGACTCCACCCACGTTCTGGCCGCCGTTAAGATGCGCAGCCGTATCGACGCCGCTACCGAAGCGTTCCGGCAGGCGTTGAACGTGCTCGCCGTCGCCGCGCCGGCTTGGCTGCTTGGCCAGACGCGGCCGCACTGGGCCGATCGCTACAGCGGGCATGGTGATTGGGGGCACGCCGCCAAAGCGCGGGCCGGCCGTGACGGCCATGTTCGGGAACTGGGCGAGGATGGCCATCATCTGTTGGCAGCGATTTGGGCGGACGAGGCTCCGGACTGGCTGCGCCGGCTGCCCGCGGTGGAGATCCTACGCCGCATCTGGGTCCAACAGTTCTACCTGTGCGACGACGGCATCCGTTGGCGCGGTCCCGGCGAAGGCTATGCGCCGTCGTCACGCTTCATCAGCTCGCCGTACGATGCGGATGCCCGCTACGGGCGCAAGCGAACCATGACCTGGGTCGGCTACAAGGCTCACCTGACCGAGGCCTGCGACGAAGGACGGCCGCGGATCATCACCCACGTGCAGACCGAAACCGCGCCCACCGCCGATGGCGAGGTGACGACACCGGCCCATCGGGCTCTGGCCGCCAAGGGGCTGCTGCCGGCCGAGCATCTGGTGGACACCGGCTACCTCGACGCCGCTCTTCTGATCGAGGCCACACGGGACTTCGGCGTTGACCTGGTCGGGCCAACCCGCCCCGACCTGCAATGGCAGGCACGCCGGGGAACGGGCTTTGCCGCCGCCGCCTTCCAGGTCGATTGGGACGCCCAGCACGTGACGTGTCCCAGAGGGGCCAAAAGCTCGGGTTGGACGGCGAGCACCGAGTTCGGCTGGGAAACGGTGAAAGTGAAGTTCTCCCAGGCTGACTGCAAGCCGTGTCCGAACCGCGCGGACTGTGCCGGTCCGACGGCGTCGCGCCGGGTGATGACGTTGCGCGACCGACGGGAGTTCGAAGCGCTTCAGGCCGCGCGCAAGCGCGAACGGACCCCGGAGTTCCGGGCCGTGCATGCGCTGCGGGCCGGAGTGGAGGCGACTCTGTCCCAAGGGGTGCGCAGCTTCGGCATGCGCCGGGCTCGGTACATCGGTCTCGCGAAGACCCGTCTCCAGCACGTTGCCATTGCCGCCGCCATGAACCTGGTCAGGATCGGCGACTGGCTGGCCGGCGTCCCGATCGCGCCAACCCGGCGGTCGCACTTCGGTCAACTCGTCGGGCTTGCAGGCGCCACCTGA
- a CDS encoding 7-cyano-7-deazaguanine synthase: MRALLLSGGVESSSLAYWLRPDVCVTVDYGQRPAEGEVAAASAIAGALGLRHEVVRADLSSLGMGELAGAAASGLGQAAEFWAYRNQMLITLAGMRLLNEGLREVMLGAVSTDMHADGKPPFVAAMDRLMTLQEGGVRVTAPAIHMTTQELLAVSAFPRELFGYTFSCHVARFACGQCGGCEKHQVAAASLRNAP, from the coding sequence ATGAGGGCATTGCTGCTTTCGGGCGGCGTCGAGTCGTCGTCGCTCGCCTACTGGCTGCGCCCGGACGTGTGCGTGACCGTCGACTACGGGCAGCGGCCGGCCGAGGGCGAGGTCGCGGCCGCCTCCGCCATAGCGGGCGCGCTCGGCCTTCGCCACGAGGTGGTGAGGGCGGACCTCTCCTCCCTCGGGATGGGCGAACTGGCCGGCGCGGCGGCCTCCGGCCTCGGTCAGGCGGCGGAGTTTTGGGCATACAGGAACCAGATGCTCATCACCCTCGCCGGCATGCGCCTCCTCAACGAGGGGCTCCGCGAGGTCATGCTGGGGGCCGTCTCCACGGACATGCACGCTGACGGGAAGCCTCCGTTCGTCGCTGCGATGGACCGCCTCATGACCCTCCAGGAAGGAGGCGTCCGCGTCACCGCTCCGGCGATCCACATGACCACGCAGGAACTGCTGGCTGTAAGCGCCTTCCCACGGGAACTGTTTGGCTACACCTTCTCCTGCCACGTCGCCCGCTTCGCCTGCGGCCAGTGCGGCGGGTGCGAAAAGCACCAGGTCGCCGCGGCAAGCCTCAGGAACGCACCGTAG